The sequence CGCTTATGACCGTCCGCCAAGCGCTCGGAATTCTCTCGCAACGCGGCGTGGTGGAACCGCGCCAGGGCGCCGGCACGTTTATCGCCGGTGACCGGTCGCGAAACGGAATGCGCGCACGCACGCCGGCGGTGCTCGTGATCGAGGATGATGATACGCTGCGCTCCGTCGCGGCTGCCGCACTACGCGAATCCGGCTACCACGTAGACCTCGCGAAGAACGGCGGCGAAGCGCTGCTTCGATTGGAAGAGCGCGACGACTACGATGCGATCGTGCTCGATCTGCGTCTGCCCGACACCGATGGATTCGAGATCATCGACTACATCAAAGCGAATCGCCCGGCGGTGCGCGTCATCGTCGCGAGCGGCTACATCGATAACGATGACGTGTTACGGGCAGCTGAGCGTTGGCCCCTGATGATGCTGCGGAAGCCGTATTCCGCAGACGACCTTCGCGATCGTCTCAACGCGCTCGTCGGCCGCGGCGTCCCCGAGGCGCAAGCTCCCGTTTAGCAAGGGCGCGTGAGGCGCAAGCGAGAAGCCAAGCCTGTTTGTCGGTCTTGAGGCGATAAGGCGCAGACGCGCCGATCGCCCGCGGGCCGCATTGACGTTTAGCGGAGTAACGCAGCGTTTGAAAATCGTCGTCACGGTCAAACAAGTGCCCGATACGAACGCCGAAAAGTCGTTCGATGCGGCCACGAACCGTCTCAACCGGTCCAACGTTGAAAACGTTCTGAACCCGTTTGATGAATACGCCGTCGAGGAAGGCCTTCGTCTGAAAGAAGCGTTGGGCGGCGACACGACCGTGACGATCGTCTCGGTCGCGCCGGAAAGCGGACGCGAAGTCGTGCGCAAGGCGCTTGCCATGGGGGCCGATTCCGGTGCTCTGCTCTCCGATGCGGCGTGCGCCGGCGGCGATTCTATGGCGACCGCGTATGCGCTCTCGCTCGCGGTGAAATCGATCGGCTTCGACCTCGTGCTCACCGGCACGCAAAGCACCGACGCGATCTGCGGCGTCGTTCCGGCGGCCCTCGCGGAATATCTCGGCATCCCGTGTCTCACGTTTGCGAAGAAGCTGACGGTGGCGGATGGTGCGATAGAGGTGCACCGAGAGACGGAGACCGGTTATCTGCGCATGCGCGCTCCATTGCCCGCGCTCGTTTCGGTGACCAAGAGCGCGAACGAACCGCGCTATCCGTCGCTCAAAGGCATCATGGGCGCAAAGAAAAAGGAGATCGCCGCACTGACGCTCTCCGGTCTGAACGGTGCAGCGGACCGCGCCGGCGAGGCGGGCAGCCGTACGAAGGTGCTCGCCACCTCAGCCGTCGGTGCCCGGCCGAAGGGCACGGTCATCCAAGCGCCCGACGGTGATGAAGGCGCACGCGCCATCCTCGATTTCCTCGTCGCCAAGAAGGCGATCTGACGCCGCCATGTCAGCCGTCATCATCTACGTCGAACATCAAGCCGGAGCGCTGCGCCGCATCGGTTTGGAGATGGCCACAAAAGGCGCGGACATCGCGAAATCGCTCGGAGTTCCGTCATTGGCGGTCGTTCTCGGAGCCGATGCGGACAAAGCCGTCGAGCAGCTCAAGCAGACGCCCGTCGATATCATCGCGGTCGGCGAAAAGGTTCAGATCGAAAAGATCGGCCTCGACCCGGCCGTCGACGCTCTCGCCGCGCTCTTGAGCGAGCACGGAGCGTCGCATGTCCTATTACCCTCGAGCAACGCCGGCAAGGACATCGCCGGCCGATTGGGTGCACGTCTGCGGCTCGGCGTCATAACCGAGGTGACGGACCTTACCGTCGGTGAGAACGGACTCGTGGCGCAGTCGCCGAAATTCGGCGGATCGGTTACTGCTTCGATTTCGTTTAAGGATTCAGAATGCGGGATCGTTCTCTGCCGGCCCAACTCGTTCGCAGCGCGCAAGGAAGCGGGCAAAGGCGAAGTCATCGCGCTCGCGCCGCCTGTCTGCGCCGATCGCGGGGTCGTCATCGAGGAGAGTGTCACGCAGGAAGCCGGTGCCGTGGGTGTCGACGAAGCGGGCATTGTGGTTTCCGGCGGGCGCGGTCTCGGGGGACCGGAGCATTTTGACATCATCGAAGGGCTTGCGTCCGCGCTCGGCGGCGCGGTCGGTGCTTCGCGCGCCGCGGTGGATGCCGGGTGGATCTCGCACGGCCACCAGGTCGGGCAGACGGGCAAGAGCGTCTCTCCGTCGCTCTACATCGCGTGCGGCATATCCGGCGCGATCCAACATAAAGTGGGCATGCGCAGCTCGGGCACGATCGTCGCGATCAACAAAGATGCGAACGCCCCGATCTTCGAGTTCTGCGATTTCGGCGTCGTCGGCGACATCTTCAAGGTCGTGCCGGCGCTGACACAACTAGTCAAAGAACGAAAGGGCGCTTAAAGTCACATGCGCCGTCTGATACCGGCGATAGCCGCCGCCTTTCTCATCACCGCCGGGTTCGCGGCGAGCGGCGTGCTCGTACCTGCGGACTCGACGGCGTACGCGCGCCCGAAAGCGCCAAAGCCGACGCCAAGTCCGTCGCCGACGGGTTCTCCCACGCCCACACCGCAGCAACGCATCGCCACGCTGCGGCAAACCGTGAAAGATAATCCAAACGATCGCGAGTCGCATGCCGAACTCGGGCAATTGCTCGTGGAACAAGGCGATCCAGCCGGCGGCCGCGACGAGCTTGAGACCGCCGTCGGCCTCGGCGCGGAAGACGAACGCATCTGGTTTTATCTGGGCAGCGCGGACCTCGCGTTGAATGACCCGTCGGACGCGGCGCTGCAATTCGAACGAGCGGAGAACGACGATCCGAGCAATGTCGCGGTGCTCGCAAATCTTGTGGACGTGTATCTCCAGCTCAATCGGCTCGACGACGCAGGACGCGTGGCCAAACGTGCGATCGCGTTGCACCCCGACCAGTCATTCGGGTACGAGTCGCTCGGCACGGTCGAATTGAACCGCAACCAATTCGACGCCGGCCGGAAAGATCTGCTCAAGGCGCTCTCGATCGATCCAAAAGACGATCGGGCAAAGCTTCTCATGGGTAAATCGTACATCGCCGACAAGAAGCCGAACTACGATCTCGCGATCACGCAGTTCGATGCAGTGCTCGCCGACGACCCGAAGAATGTTGAAGCGCTCCTTGCGAAGTCCGACGCGCTGTCCGGCAAAGGCGACGTGGCAGGCGCGGTGGCGGTCTTGCAATCAATCGTGAAGCTGCACCCGGAATCGGTCGAGTTCGAAGACGACATCGCGCAGACGTATCTGTCGCACAATATGGTGCAGCAGGCGCGCGACGCGTTCGCTCAGGCGATCAAAGACCACCCGAAAGATGCCGAGCCGTTCGCGCTGCAGGCAGAATACGACAACTCAAAGCATAACGGCACGCTCGCGTCACAGGAATTCGAGAAGGCGATAGCGCTCGAGCCCGGCAACCCTCGTCTGCTCTTCGACTATGGCCGCATGCTGTTGGTCGACATGAATCAGCCGGCGAAAGCGCAGGACATCTTCTCGCGGCTCGTGTCCGCAAACCCGAACGACCCCGAAGCCGTGTTCTATCTCGGCCAGGCGTACGCGGCCGGCAGTCAATGGGCGCAGGCGCGCGACGAGTATATCCGATCGTTCGGCTTGGCCAAGACATACACGACGCTCTTCAATCTGGGGCTTTCGTACTTCGAGCTCAAAGACTATAAGAATGCGCGCGCGGCGTTCGAAGCGCTTGCGATCAACCAAGATCCAAAGCATCCCGATGCGCAGCTCTGGTACGTGTTAGGCGACACGTACCGGCTCATGGGCGATAAACGCAACGCCATCGTCGCGTTCAAGCGATTCCTCGTCTACTATCCAAAAGGTCCGGCGGCCACGAAGGCGCACGCATACCTGAAGGCGCTCGGCGCGACGTAACCGCAGCAGCGGCGAGGAGACGCACGGG comes from Candidatus Eremiobacteraceae bacterium and encodes:
- a CDS encoding electron transfer flavoprotein subunit alpha/FixB family protein, with protein sequence MSAVIIYVEHQAGALRRIGLEMATKGADIAKSLGVPSLAVVLGADADKAVEQLKQTPVDIIAVGEKVQIEKIGLDPAVDALAALLSEHGASHVLLPSSNAGKDIAGRLGARLRLGVITEVTDLTVGENGLVAQSPKFGGSVTASISFKDSECGIVLCRPNSFAARKEAGKGEVIALAPPVCADRGVVIEESVTQEAGAVGVDEAGIVVSGGRGLGGPEHFDIIEGLASALGGAVGASRAAVDAGWISHGHQVGQTGKSVSPSLYIACGISGAIQHKVGMRSSGTIVAINKDANAPIFEFCDFGVVGDIFKVVPALTQLVKERKGA
- a CDS encoding response regulator; its protein translation is MSIATDLLTRIEKGEWPIGRQLPSTIALAKQYGVALMTVRQALGILSQRGVVEPRQGAGTFIAGDRSRNGMRARTPAVLVIEDDDTLRSVAAAALRESGYHVDLAKNGGEALLRLEERDDYDAIVLDLRLPDTDGFEIIDYIKANRPAVRVIVASGYIDNDDVLRAAERWPLMMLRKPYSADDLRDRLNALVGRGVPEAQAPV
- a CDS encoding electron transfer flavoprotein subunit beta/FixA family protein, whose translation is MKIVVTVKQVPDTNAEKSFDAATNRLNRSNVENVLNPFDEYAVEEGLRLKEALGGDTTVTIVSVAPESGREVVRKALAMGADSGALLSDAACAGGDSMATAYALSLAVKSIGFDLVLTGTQSTDAICGVVPAALAEYLGIPCLTFAKKLTVADGAIEVHRETETGYLRMRAPLPALVSVTKSANEPRYPSLKGIMGAKKKEIAALTLSGLNGAADRAGEAGSRTKVLATSAVGARPKGTVIQAPDGDEGARAILDFLVAKKAI
- a CDS encoding tetratricopeptide repeat protein, coding for MRRLIPAIAAAFLITAGFAASGVLVPADSTAYARPKAPKPTPSPSPTGSPTPTPQQRIATLRQTVKDNPNDRESHAELGQLLVEQGDPAGGRDELETAVGLGAEDERIWFYLGSADLALNDPSDAALQFERAENDDPSNVAVLANLVDVYLQLNRLDDAGRVAKRAIALHPDQSFGYESLGTVELNRNQFDAGRKDLLKALSIDPKDDRAKLLMGKSYIADKKPNYDLAITQFDAVLADDPKNVEALLAKSDALSGKGDVAGAVAVLQSIVKLHPESVEFEDDIAQTYLSHNMVQQARDAFAQAIKDHPKDAEPFALQAEYDNSKHNGTLASQEFEKAIALEPGNPRLLFDYGRMLLVDMNQPAKAQDIFSRLVSANPNDPEAVFYLGQAYAAGSQWAQARDEYIRSFGLAKTYTTLFNLGLSYFELKDYKNARAAFEALAINQDPKHPDAQLWYVLGDTYRLMGDKRNAIVAFKRFLVYYPKGPAATKAHAYLKALGAT